A single region of the Desulfocurvibacter africanus subsp. africanus DSM 2603 genome encodes:
- a CDS encoding 4Fe-4S dicluster domain-containing protein gives MQRQLAFYVDAERCIGCFTCAMACKNQYHQENGVVWRMVHDLKAEIYPHRERAFYSLACNHCENPTCLNVCPVKAYYKRDKDGIVVHEQEKCIGCGNCIRSCPYGAPKYNPVGKHAEKCSFCWQRVDAGLLPACVQSCPVSALRMVDLADLDETGLVRFPPGFPKFPALNPSVRFRAPKLPTFIRRDEA, from the coding sequence ATGCAACGGCAACTCGCATTCTACGTCGACGCCGAGCGCTGCATCGGCTGCTTCACATGCGCCATGGCGTGCAAGAACCAGTATCACCAGGAAAACGGGGTCGTCTGGCGCATGGTCCACGACCTCAAGGCAGAGATCTACCCCCATCGGGAGCGGGCCTTCTATTCCCTGGCCTGCAATCACTGTGAAAATCCGACCTGCCTGAATGTCTGTCCCGTGAAGGCCTATTACAAGCGGGACAAGGACGGAATCGTTGTCCACGAGCAGGAGAAGTGCATCGGCTGCGGCAACTGCATCCGCTCCTGTCCCTACGGCGCGCCCAAGTACAACCCGGTGGGCAAGCACGCCGAGAAATGCAGCTTCTGCTGGCAGCGCGTCGACGCCGGGCTCCTGCCCGCCTGCGTGCAGTCCTGCCCGGTATCGGCGCTACGCATGGTCGATCTGGCGGATCTGGATGAGACGGGGTTGGTCCGGTTCCCTCCAGGCTTCCCCAAGTTCCCGGCCCTCAACCCGTCCGTGCGTTTCCGCGCGCCCAAGCTGCCCACATTCATCAGGAGGGACGAAGCATGA
- a CDS encoding dimethyl sulfoxide reductase anchor subunit family protein, which yields MSSLEIPLVLFTVLAQAAVGTVLVSGLRQHAAPGLAGDVRREWFTASGILLLGLAASLFHLGHPLGALGAIKHLSRAWLSREVLGTGLFLALAVAGALTAREKIGKVLVLTASLVGLLAVFAMGMTYAPPSYPALNNALPLVFFLLTALLLGSGVAALFSPESRQPMLCSILGVSLIIALVVYLVVPCVWLSGSTVMAATGKAWMSSPLYWGRIVVGLVLPLVVLWKARRVPAWLLAPLLAGELMGRMIFFAATVHTATSIGGLY from the coding sequence ATGAGTTCCCTGGAAATCCCCCTTGTCCTGTTCACCGTGCTGGCACAAGCGGCCGTCGGCACGGTGCTGGTCAGCGGCCTGCGCCAGCACGCCGCCCCGGGTCTCGCGGGCGACGTGCGCAGGGAGTGGTTCACGGCCTCGGGCATCCTGCTCCTGGGGCTCGCCGCGTCCCTGTTCCACCTCGGGCATCCGCTGGGCGCGCTGGGTGCCATCAAGCACCTGAGCAGGGCCTGGCTGTCCCGCGAGGTTCTGGGCACGGGTCTGTTCCTGGCCCTGGCCGTGGCGGGCGCACTGACGGCCAGGGAGAAGATCGGCAAGGTCCTTGTCCTGACGGCCTCGCTCGTTGGGCTGCTGGCCGTGTTCGCCATGGGCATGACCTATGCGCCGCCCAGCTATCCGGCCTTGAACAACGCCCTGCCGCTGGTCTTCTTCCTGCTGACGGCCCTGTTGCTCGGATCCGGAGTGGCCGCCTTGTTCAGCCCCGAATCCAGGCAGCCCATGCTGTGCTCCATCCTGGGCGTGAGCCTGATCATCGCCCTGGTGGTCTACCTGGTCGTGCCCTGCGTCTGGCTGTCCGGCTCAACGGTCATGGCCGCCACGGGCAAGGCCTGGATGTCCTCGCCCCTGTACTGGGGCCGCATCGTCGTCGGTCTGGTCCTGCCGCTCGTGGTGCTGTGGAAGGCCAGGCGCGTGCCGGCCTGGCTGCTGGCGCCGCTGCTGGCGGGTGAACTCATGGGCCGCATGATCTTCTTTGCCGCAACCGTGCACACCGCCACCAGCATCGGCGGCCTCTATTAG
- a CDS encoding CAP domain-containing protein, whose translation MAALVWSAFPAIQATAATPPGSQAPVNLKAVADAVHKRINQIRAEHGLKTLTHTKELAAIALSHSQDMARRNYFSHNSPEGRTPSDRADKYGYECRVPVGGNRYQGIGENIFQVTAYKNIRRTMRGGQQVSEEYTWFTPEEMAEKIVTGWMNSPPHRAIILNKHFTKDGLGLAYSPGNKTVYITHNFC comes from the coding sequence ATGGCTGCCCTTGTCTGGTCGGCTTTCCCGGCAATTCAGGCCACGGCGGCGACACCTCCCGGCTCCCAGGCGCCCGTCAACCTCAAGGCCGTGGCCGATGCCGTGCACAAGCGCATCAACCAGATCAGGGCCGAGCACGGACTGAAAACCCTGACCCATACCAAGGAGCTGGCGGCCATAGCACTTAGCCACAGCCAGGACATGGCCCGACGCAACTACTTCAGCCACAACAGCCCCGAAGGCCGGACACCCTCGGACCGGGCCGACAAGTATGGCTACGAATGCCGCGTGCCCGTGGGCGGCAACAGGTACCAGGGCATCGGCGAGAACATCTTCCAGGTCACGGCCTACAAGAACATCCGGCGCACCATGCGCGGCGGGCAGCAGGTCTCCGAGGAGTACACCTGGTTCACGCCCGAGGAGATGGCCGAGAAGATCGTCACCGGCTGGATGAACTCCCCTCCGCACAGGGCCATCATACTCAACAAGCACTTCACCAAGGACGGCCTGGGGCTGGCCTACTCGCCGGGCAACAAGACCGTCTACATAACGCACAATTTCTGTTGA